The proteins below are encoded in one region of Hordeum vulgare subsp. vulgare chromosome 3H, MorexV3_pseudomolecules_assembly, whole genome shotgun sequence:
- the LOC123444778 gene encoding protein NRT1/ PTR FAMILY 5.10-like → MDATRALLLPRSDGAVPGVVDFRGGPAPRASTGRWSAAMFVLGVEIAERFAYHGVSANLISYLTGPLGESTAGAAAAINAWSGVATMLPLLVACVADAWLGRFRTIVLASILFVVSMGMLTLSSALPVFHSDGCTSFTSLSGACSPSPVQVTIFYVSLYLVALAEAGHKPCAQAFGADQFDQHHPEESVSRSSFFNWWYFGMCSGTAATTMVSSYIQDNIGWGLGFGIPCLVMVLALAIFLLGTRRYRYYTSTQSSPFARLARAFVALIKGSKSSQCASTLAGEDAEFNADHREEVRGLLRLFPIWATCIIYAVIFSQSSTFFTKQAATLDRRIGATFRVPPAALQTFISLTIITFIPVYDRLFVPAARRFTRLSSGITMLQRIGTGLVLALVAMVVAALVEARRLGVAREAGLVDDPKAALPMSLWWMVPQYVLFGLSDVFAMIGLQEFFYDQVPDALRSLGLAFFLSIFGVGHFFSSFLISAIDGYTKKSGASWFSNNLNRAHLDYFYWLLAGLCAAELAAFVVVSRVYVYKKRVAHHDHDHHDGGAVM, encoded by the exons ATGGACGCCACCCGCGCCCTCCTCCTGCCCCGGTCCGACGGCGCCGTGCCCGGCGTGGTCGACTTCCGCGGCGGCCCCGCCCCGCGCGCCTCCACCGGCCGATGGTCCGCCGCCATGTTCGTCCTCG GTGTGGAGATCGCGGAGCGGTTCGCGTACCACGGGGTGTCGGCGAACCTCATCAGCTACCTGACGGGCCCGCTGGGGGAGTCGACGGCCGGCGCCGCCGCGGCAATCAACGCGTGGAGCGGCGTGGCCACGATGCTGCCGCTGCTGGTGGCCTGCGTCGCCGACGCCTGGCTCGGCAGGTTCCGCACCATCGTGCTCGCCTCCATCCTCTTCGTCGTG AGCATGGGCATGTTAACCTTGTCCTCCGCGCTCCCGGTGTTCCACTCGGACGGGTGCACCAGCTTCACCTCGCTGTCGGGCGCGTGCTCGCCGTCCCCGGTGCAGGTGACCATCTTCTACGTGTCGCTGTACCTGGTGGCGCTGGCGGAGGCCGGGCACAAGCCGTGCGCGCAGGCGTTCGGCGCCGACCAGTTCGACCAGCACCACCCCGAGGAGTCCGTCTCCAGGAGCTCCTTCTTCAACTGGTGGTACTTCGGCATGTGCTCcggcaccgccgccaccaccatggtCTCCAGCTACATCCAGGACAACATCGGCTGGGGCCTCGGCTTCGGCATCCCCTGCCTCGTCATGGTCTTGGCGCTCGCCATCTTCTTGCTCGGCACCCGGCGGTACCGCTACTACACCTCCACCCAGTCCAGCCCCTTCGCCCGCCTCGCCAGGGCCTTCGTCGCGCTCATCAAAGGCTCCAAATCCAGCCAGTGCGCCAG CACTCTTGCGGGCGAGGATGCCGAGTTCAACGCGGATCACCGGGAGGAAGTGAGGGGCCTGCTGCGGCTGTTCCCAATCTGGGCGACGTGCATCATCTACGCCGTCATCTTCTCCCAGTCGTCCACCTTCTTCACCAAGCAGGCCGCGACGCTGGACCGGCGGATCGGCGCCACGTTCCGCGTGCCGCCGGCGGCGCTGCAGACGTTCATCAGCCTGACCATCATCACCTTCATCCCGGTCTACGACCGGCTGTTCGTGCCGGCGGCGCGGCGGTTCACGCGCCTGTCCTCGGGCATCACCATGCTGCAGAGGATCGGCACCGGGCTGGTCCTGGCGCTGGTAGCCATGGTGGTGGCGGCGCTGGTGGAGGCGAGGCGGCTGGGCGTGGCGAGGGAGGCCGGGCTGGTGGACGACCCCAAGGCGGCTCTGCCGATGAGCCTGTGGTGGATGGTGCCGCAGTACGTGCTGTTCGGGCTGTCGGACGTGTTCGCCATGATCGGACTGCAGGAGTTCTTCTACGACCAGGTCCCCGACGCGCTGCGCAGCCTCGGGCTCGCCTTCTTCCTCAGCATCTTCGGGGTGGGCCACTTCTTCAGTAGTTTCCTCATATCTGCCATTGACGGCTACACCAAGAAGAGCGGTGCCAGCTGGTTCTCCAACAACCTCAACCGCGCGCACCTCGACTACTTCTACTGGCTCCTCGCCGGGCTCTGCGCGGCGGAGCTGGCCGCGTTCGTGGTTGTCTCGCGCGTCTATGTGTACAAGAAGAGGGTCGCTCACCATGACCATGACCATCACGACGGCGGCGCTGTCATGTAG